The genomic segment CGACCTTCACCACGGGCGAGCCGCCCGCGAAGGTGAGCACCATCGCCATCTGCAGGAAGACGCGGAAGAAGTCGCGGATGTTGTCGGCCGAATGCTCGTCGAAGCTCTCGGCGCAGTCGCCGCCTTGCAGGAGGAAGGCTTCGCCCGCCTCGACGCGCGCCAGGGCCGCCTTCAGCTTGCGCGCCTCACCGGCAAAAACGAGCGGCGGAAAGCTCGCGAGTTGCGCCTCGACGGCCTGGAGAGCGCCCGCGTCCGGATAGGACGGGACCTGCTGGATCGGCAGGTTGCGCCAGGTTTTGGGGGTCCACCGCTCGGCCATGATACTCTCTCCGCTCACCCGATCGGGTGATGCGCGCGGGCCCTCCCGCCTCGCGCGAAGCCGGGCTTATAGAGCGGTTTTTCAGAAGTTGCGAGTTGGCCGACGCCATAGCTGAGTATCGGCCGACGCATCGGCCGCTATTCGCGCAATCCCGACCCGGCGCCCCGGCCGGCGAGCAGGCCGACGAGCTCGGCTTGGCGCGACACGCCGGTCTTCTGGAAGATGCGCCGGAGCACCGAGCGGGCGGTGCTGGGGGTGATTCCGAGCTTGGCCGCGGCCGGTGCCGGAGCATCGCCCGCCGCGATCAGGGCGGCGAGCCGGGCCTCGGCCGGGGTCAGGTCAAACAGGCCCTGGACCACATCCGCACTCGGCACGTCCTGGGCCACGACGGGGGTGGCGATCAGCACGAAGCGGGCGCGGACGAACACGTCATGGGCCGCACCGCGGATCGGCACGAGATGCAGGATCACCGGGGGACGCTCACCACTCGCGGCGATCGGGATCGAGCGCACCGGCATCGCCTGCGGCGAGGCGGATTGTGCCACGGCTTCGCGCAGCAGCCTGTCGGCGGCCGGATCGACCGCGGCGAGCCGCAAGGGTTGGTCGCTGAGGGTGTGAGGCATCATCGCCACCAGGGACGGATTGGCGTCGATGACCCGCCCGCCGCTTCCGAGCACGGCCGCCGGCAGGCCGAGTGCTTCGAGCGTCCGGGTGGTGGTCGAGACCCGCTCCATCTCCAGGCGTGCGGAGAGCAGGGCGGCCCGGGCGAGATGGGGACGCAGGCTGTTGAGCGCGGACAGAATCTGCGGCCCGAAATCGCCCTCGGCGCGGGCGCGCTCGCAATGGACGATGACGCTGTCGCCGCTCGGCACCAGCACGGCAGTCGCGGTACCCGCGCCGTAGCCCCGGGGGATCAGGAAGTCCTGATAGAGCGGCAGCGTCGCGATCTCCTCCTCCGTCACGACGTCGAGGTCGTTGAGAAAGCCGGGATGACGCAGCGCCAACAGGCGTCCGATGCGGACGTTGTCGGGGAAGCGCTCGAAATGATCGATCACCAGCGGGTCGAACTCCGGCGACGTCGTCACGAAGTCGCGAAAGTGCGTCCCGGTCGAGACGATCATCACCGCCTGCGGGGCGCCGGCGAAGCGGGCGAGTTCGACGAGCACCTCGCGCCACAGCTCCGGCAAGGCCGCCGCTTCGTAGATCCGGTCGATCAGGGCAGCCCCCTCGGCCGACAGGGCGGCGGCCGGCTCGATCGAGGCCGAGCGGATGGCGGAGGGAAAGGGGTTGGAATGGATCGTCATGAATCGAGCGAAAGCAATGGAACGAACGCGGTCACAGGGTCGGAATTTGCCATCTCCGCAGGCCGCGGGATACAGCATTGGGCTTGCTGGAACAGTATTTTGTCGGATCTTGTCCCCAGAAAAGCAATCACAACCTGCACACAGCCAGACTCCAGTCCCCTAACGGGAAATTAAAATCAGTATGTCGCGCTGAATTCCCCCTTTTTAGCCGATTAACAAATGCAATGAAACTTGTCTTCCCTGACAGCGGGCCAACGTCTCGCCGGGACGCGAGAGACGCCCTCCGGAGAATGAGCGCGATCCATGCCGGCCGGGGACGATTGATCGCGGCGCCCGGTGACCGAGATCTCCGCCGGGATCGGCTAGGCAGGGAGGATGATCCATGCGGCTCCACGTTCTCGGTTGCGGCGACGCGTTCGGCTCGGGCGGGCGCTTCAACACCTGCTTCCACGTCGATGCGCCCGGCGGCGCCTTCCTCATCGATTGCGGCGCCTCCGCGCTCATCGCGATCCGGCGCTTCGGCGTCGAGCCGAACCGCATCCGCACGGTGTTCCTCACCCATCTCCACGGCGACCATTTCGGCGGCCTGCCCTGGCTGATCCTCGACGGGCAGCTCGTCAGCGGGCGCACGGAGCCGTTGACCGTGGTCGGACCGCCGGGCACGGCCGAGCGCCTTCCGGCGGCGATGGAGGTGTTGTTTCCCGGCTCCAGCACGGCCGAGCGCCGATTCCCAGTCGAGGTCGTGGAGATGGAAGCCGGGCGCCCGGTCGAGACCGGGGGCGTGCGGGCCACCGCCTTCACCATGCGCCACCCCTCGGGCGCACCGGCACACGCCCTGCGGATCGAGGCGGCGGGCAAGGTCGTCAGCTATACCGGCGACACCGAGTGGGTGGAGGATATCGTCGCCGCGGGGCGTGGGGCGGACCTGATGAT from the Methylorubrum extorquens genome contains:
- a CDS encoding conserved protein of unknown function, putative DNA-binding domain (Evidence 4 : Unknown function but conserved in other organisms), with the translated sequence MTIHSNPFPSAIRSASIEPAAALSAEGAALIDRIYEAAALPELWREVLVELARFAGAPQAVMIVSTGTHFRDFVTTSPEFDPLVIDHFERFPDNVRIGRLLALRHPGFLNDLDVVTEEEIATLPLYQDFLIPRGYGAGTATAVLVPSGDSVIVHCERARAEGDFGPQILSALNSLRPHLARAALLSARLEMERVSTTTRTLEALGLPAAVLGSGGRVIDANPSLVAMMPHTLSDQPLRLAAVDPAADRLLREAVAQSASPQAMPVRSIPIAASGERPPVILHLVPIRGAAHDVFVRARFVLIATPVVAQDVPSADVVQGLFDLTPAEARLAALIAAGDAPAPAAAKLGITPSTARSVLRRIFQKTGVSRQAELVGLLAGRGAGSGLRE
- a CDS encoding Beta-lactamase-like (Evidence 2b : Function from indirect experimental evidences (e.g. phenotypes); Product type e : enzyme) — encoded protein: MRLHVLGCGDAFGSGGRFNTCFHVDAPGGAFLIDCGASALIAIRRFGVEPNRIRTVFLTHLHGDHFGGLPWLILDGQLVSGRTEPLTVVGPPGTAERLPAAMEVLFPGSSTAERRFPVEVVEMEAGRPVETGGVRATAFTMRHPSGAPAHALRIEAAGKVVSYTGDTEWVEDIVAAGRGADLMIAEGYTVERPVKFHLDWATLKRRLPEIGPKQLMLTHMSLEMIAYPPDGYIAAEDGLVLTL